GCTCTTCTCTTGTTTTAATTGTAGCAAACTAAGTCCTCCATTGATTTGTCTTCGTCTTGACATTGCTAAAGAGATCCAAATCTTAAACCAGAAACTAGGGAGGATCAACGATAGAAATAAGGTCTTCAGTTTTAAGGAAATAAGTGCCAATTCTTTTGATCTTAAGCGTCCAAACAATACCACCTCCTTCCTTAATATGTCTGTCATTTATGGTCAAGACCATAATAAGGAAACTCTCATTGATCGATTAGGGGTGAGTGGGAGTAACCGAAATGACAAAGAACTCAAATTCATTCCCATTGTTGGAATGGGAGGGATTGGAAAGACTACTCTAGCCAGAAATGCTTATAATGATGCTAGAGTTCAAACCCATTTTAATGGTAACAAGTTTTGGGTTTGCGTTTCAGACCCATTTGACATTGCAAGGATTGCCAAAGAAATTATTGAACAAGTCACTAGTGTAACCCCAACTGTCATAGGGTCAGAGTCACTAATGAAAGAATTTCATAAATCTATTAATGGCAAGAAGTTTCTACTCGTACTAGATGATATGTGGACCACTGAATATAATGAGTGGGCACCATTACAAGAGTTGTTGAGATCCAGTAGTGCTGCTGGAAGTAGAGTTCTGGTCACTACACGGAATGGGGAAGTGGCCAGAATGATTGGAGATGCAGACAAGATTTGTATGAATAAATTGAGTGAAGAAAATTGCTGGTTTTTGTTAAGAGATATAGCACTTCCCAACCAGACGGAACAAGAGAGGAAAGGTTTTGAGACAATTGGTCAAAAAATTGCACGTAAATGTAGTGGCTTACCTCTCGCTGTAAAGACTATAGGGAGTCTTTTGCGTGTTAAAGACATTGAAGATTGGCATGAAATTTACACAAGTGAAATATGGGAGTTAAAAAATGTGGACGTGGAGCTTTTCAATCCGTTGTTATTTAGTTATTATGATCTAACTTCGGTAGAAAGACGATGTTTTTTGTATTGCGCTATCTTCCCTAAAGATAATGTGTTTGAAAGAGATGATTTGATCCTTCAATGGGTAGCACAAGGTTATTTCAAGTCGAGGAACATCGATCAACATAAATTTGAACAAAAAGGTcaaatttgttttcaaaatttagcCTTGCGGTCATTTTTTCAAGATTTCAAATATGATCATTCTAAATTGACTATCGAATGCAAGATGCATGATATAGTGCATGATTTTGCACAGCACCTCATGAAAAAGGAATGCTCAGTTGAGGTAGTGTCAGGTGCCGCCGGAAAGATAGTTAACTTGGATATTCGTCATCTCAATTTAAAAGTTTCTTCGTCGGTGATTCCAACACTCTCAAACTCCAAGAAGAAGAATTTGCACACTCTTATAGTTACGTGTGACTCAAAGTGCATAGTTTTGAAAGAATCATCAAGTACTCAGATGTTCCCTCATGAGCTCTTGGACTTAAAACGTCTAAGGACATTTATTTTGAAAGGAAAATCAATGGAGTTGCCAACATATATTGGTGGTTTGATACACTTGAGATATTTTAGCATTTTTTCGGATGATATCCTAGATGTGCCTCCCTCAATCGGAAGCTTGTTTAATCTGCAAAccttgaaatttttttgtttgataaaAGAACTTTGTGAAGAAGTTGGAAAACTGATAAACTTAAGGCATCTCCACTTAAACAAGGGGTGTATTCAAAGTTGGCCAAAAAGTATTAGGAACTTGACAAGCCTTCAGACGTTGGAGAATGGTTTTTCACCTAATCTTGGTCATAGCAAGAAGCTAATACCGTTACGGGCTTTTCAAAACTTGAATAATCTTCGTACAATTTGTTTGGAAGGCTTAGGAAAAGAAGAACACAAGGAAGAGGCTGAGGAAGAGGCTAAGGAAGCTAAACTTGATAATAAAACAGCTCTTGTCCACTTGCATCTAATGTTTTTTGCTGGCAATAGGGAAGACTACTCTGCTATTGTGAAGATTGGTGGTAATACGGAAATTCATGAGATTGTACTTGAAACTCTGCGACCACATCATGAAAACTTAAAATATTTAACAATTGAGTGGTACTTTGGTCGGTCCATTTCTCCTAGTTGGATGATGTCGTTGATTAATCTAACAAGCTTATACTTGCGTAATTGTCATTACCACGACACATTGCCTCCTTTGGGGAAACTCCGATGCCTCGAATCACTTGACATATATTATAGTAATGGTTTGAGGAAGATAGGGCCTGAGCTTTTGGGAGTAGATATCGATAATAACACATCAACAGACTCGTTTCCGAAACTAAAACAGCTCAAGATCAGTTGGGCAATGTCGTTGGGGGAATGGGTCGGGGTGGTGGGGTGGAAGATGAACGGCCCTTTGAAAATAATGCCTTCTCTTGAATCTTTGGAAATCTCTTGCTGTCAAGTGCTGCAAACGTTGCCCGACTTCCTAGAGTCAACACCATTGAAGAATTTGAAGATTTTTTGCTGTAGCTATCTAGCGAAATCTTGCCGGAGTACAGGAAAGGACTGGCCCAAGATTCGTCATGTCCCAAACATTACTATCAGAACCAGGTAAAACTAGCATAATATTATTTCACTTTATCATACTTTGTTTGAATGAGGCAAACGTAACCCAATTCTGTGATTTTGATGTACATAAATCATATTATGCAGATGAAGTATAGAGGGTTGGCCCAATATTCGTCAATTTTCAAATTCATATCACAAGGTAAGAAAAAGAtgataaaaatgaaaaaagaaaaagagcagCAATAATATTTACTAAACAATTTTTGTATGTTAATACAACTAACATTTAACACTTTGTGTTTTGTATTTTTTCAGTTCATGATCAAGTAGTGGTGGACTGGTGATGGGGTACGTGTTCAAATTAATTCTTTGGTCTGAAGAAATTTACTAATAAGATTTTAGAGGCTCTGCTCTGATCATATTTTATAACTTGAAATGTCTTAGGACACTTCTTAGTAGCACAAACTAATTGGGATTTTAAATATGAGTGCAACCAATTGTGTGTGTTTGACTCTTGATACATCTGAAACATTAGAAACATGATTGTTTTCTTGTAATAATAGATTGGTGTGCTGCAATTAATGGATACATGATATTTTGGGCTGTgtaatatttttgttttcttttcgtaCTAGTACAAAATTTGAGAAAGAACAAAGGATCCTCTATTTTCACAAATTTCTTTTGAAAATAAATTCTATAGCTAGGTTACCTTACCTCTATTAGGAGTCTCATATATTCTCATACTTTTAgacattcattaaaaaaaatatatattacaaaatttatatcaattaaaataaaaattaaacctaaaactaatttttttcgTACGTCCTTATCCTCTCTTCTTCCCACCAGATTCCTTCCTTAGTCCTTTTCCATTATTCTTTtgcttttttctttcttattttatgtgaatttttttaatatatttttttaatgtttaaatcaattaaattattttttatattttaatatatatgttttattttttttagttttaaaattactataaaaattttaaacaaatgacaaatttgtttttaattattttggtactttcattgccAAAAAAAAGTTTGTGAAAAGTTAGACTTTATAATTGGAAGGcaagaaaaattataattttggaacTTTCTcagcaaaaaaaaataataatatttagttgTAAGTAATTATAAAATTTATGGTGCAAATTTTCCCATtttatataatgatatatatttagtacttaaaaaaaattatctataATAATCCACACTTTCAGAACTAACAAGCATTGGGGACCATTAGTATATTATAGTAGAAACAGAGTAACAAGTAACAAAACTATTGTTTAATCAATTACTTACAAGTGTTATTTTCTTTTGCTGTTCATCATTCTTATCTATAATCTTCAAAACATTCAAGTTTTAACATGTTTTCAAAGCTGTTCTTTTTAATAtcttatagaaacagaggatctTTAGCTTATGAATTCTTACCACTAATTACACCAGTTTAGCAACCATTACCATGAACACATGCTTAAATGAAATGTTTCAGTGTACGTATATGTTTAGAACTTTCTCATATTAGTTTAATGGTCATGTCTTGCCATCACCCACACTATGTTACTTTCTAAACATAGTTTTTTAGATTTCATTTGCAGGAATCTTGGAACTTGATGAAACAACTATTCTCATGGTCGTCTAATAAAGCTGTTGGTTTGCTCTGAGGTGATGAAGAATTGATGATGAGGCTCATCCAATCGGATGTTTGAAAAAGGTTCAAAATCCTCTTGTCGTATCAAAGTGGGAAACTTTGTTTCAAATTGTTGTAATCTCAATTGTATTTTGTATTGTGGATGTGGATGTAGGCTCGTTAGAGCCGGACCACATAGGTTGATTGTGTTGATTGGTGTGGAATATGTACTTTAAGTTTGTTGGTTGTTTATTCTCTTAATTTTGCATTGTCTTGGAAGAACTTATTTGATTAAGAAGAACCTTTTGAATGTTCTTGCTATTTgagttattaataaaaaaatcccaAGATAATTCCGTAAGTTTTCAGTTTTAGATCTGTTATGAAAAGGGAAAATTTCATATTTTATGTTGGGGTTTGTAGGAAATGGAGATAGATTTCCTAGTTCAatgtaacgccccgatttcccgaaacgttacttagggagtccatttaaaattaataaacaataaatactttaagacactaagagaaaatatttaagatctcattatttaaaaataaaaatgttggacactaggtttaataacaaaaacataaagaaaataaccaaTCAAGTCTGaaatttaaaaacataacatttatttctaaaaacataaaataattggagcccagcctctaacatgttccgTCCATGCCTCAAGCCCGCACTactcactgctttgctttgcctttacctgcacacagagtacccgtgagctaacgcccagtaagaagagctatgtaggacataactccccaaaccagaaaacataaactttcaactaaacatcataagcataataatcatcgtgcgatatataaacactatatcacactaacataatgtgtgttacactcacacacataaatactaacaagcatgttgatcggacatgaaatgtaatctgccttgcctgcgctgtactcacactcggcattcccacggtggcTACTAGTCTAGCCTGCGCTGTACTTACACTCGGtcgttccctcgagacatcgttgccctgcctgcgctgtactcacactcggcagtttcgtggtggcatcctattatcctgagttatacacacccaagataattcctgcaagtgttatactcacacaagcagctaaaatctgatagcacgcctactctatcctcttagcatgtctactaactaaaatccctagcactatcctcatgctagtcaacctaatgcaacaattcaagtcacaaaataattacataattaaataaataagaaaacaaagtcgcacgcataacgtacaccctgtgcgcagatgtccactcttcttaccttaaacagtgcGTTTTTCGCTGACGTGTCTCGAACCACTCGCTGCGTCACCTCGATGACTgctagctcctagacgtccaattacacagcgaaaatttaggaaaaataaaataggcgttaaggttttatttcgaaaccttaattatcaaaataattttactatgtcattttaacatgcatgacacgtaaattaaaacaattttccaCAAAAGGTTCAAAACATCATATCACATATacaaacaatgatgtttctaacatatcgcatgaattcatataactactttttatgtgaaaattaccaaaataccctttaatatcataattacattaaagactcaataatttataaaaattatcatatgacaacaaaatttaataaataacttttccaaaaccctaaataatcagcaaattctcatataagaccagaaaaataatttttaacatttataaattatttttcctcaatttctcaaatgaaacccaaataatagaaataaatacaCAACCAGCCCCAAAATTCAAACTAAGATACAGAACtgtttaaaaatccaaaataaacttataaaaattattttagaattttctgggcaaaataactatttttcttaattaattttatagaaaaacgaattaattgaagaaaaatctataactgattaaaaatagaatctaactatACAGATCAGTTTCTACACCCTACAGTAACTCGTAAAAATTACCTAGGGTTCAGAACAGTACATTAATATTttgttatatttaaaatataaaataagccaaataaatcatgaaaattacataaatgatcaaaattcgaaattaaattacagagagccttataatctcattttaaacatatacaaagattctcagaatttttagaatactttaaataattttccacatttattttcttaaatcacacatttaaaagtaaataattgaagaaaattataaaaTACGATCAAAACTTAAATCTAAACATACAAAGCCATTTTAAATGATACAGATATCattgaaacataaaatcatatttttctgaacaataaaaatatttttcataattaatctttatttaaacttcaataaatcataataattcaaagaaaaatcagaaaaatatgaaaccagttggaaaattctctaaaattaatgtactaatttttaagattgaaaaacaaaaaaaaaacacctcAGTAAATACCCAGAACGGGTTCGTCGGAAATATCGCCGGTTTTGTCTTCTTCTCCGGCGACGGCGACTCTATGGCTGAGTTTTGCTGCTTTCCAACCCTTCTCTTGCTTGGAAAATGATCCCCTTATGTCCAGAACTTCAAAACAATAGACCCCAGCCCAAAAAGATGTCCGTAACCCTTTGTtccgaagtcttcttctccaagtcCATTGTACCGCCAAAAATGGAGCTCAAAATTAGTTTTTCTTGTTCTAGACCATTTAAGCCCGTTTCTTCATGTCAAAACCGATTattggagtcccctaagcttgtttatcaccaaccacgcacaccatacactcttgaacacacttaaatccaaaattatccaagaatatgcattttTTTGGATAAAAATGGGGAATCACAATCCGaggctttataaatgtatttctcacactcaaaatgtttatttcctcccctagaatgattctacaatgttcattactgcccagatttttcccaagtgcaagagctcaaaaatttcttctcttttaAAAGAAAAACGATAATAACACTCTCTCTCTTCAATCCTTTGATTCCCTCAATATTCCCACGATTTCTCCATCTAACACGTTTTAGAAtaggtttaaaaaaataaattagcgtTTGAAGTAGTAAAATCatcttttcaaggaattttattattatttttttctttaaaaaaaaataaaataaattgactaagttccacaactgatattatcagttaaatttaaaaaatttaaccaattttatgaatatttaatcatgttaaaacagaagaaataaagtctctaaaatgccccttgaaccaatcccaaacttgagggtattatggtcttttcgcaaattctaatatttaatattatggcaaaccaaaaattacacataataagataaaataatttcaagcatattattattactattatgctcataataataataataattactattataatttttaaataaataaataacttatcccgagccattatttattcacttgacattattctcatgttgtgattccacaaaaactcaaacatgagaaaccatgaattttatttccattggaagtcatacatatccaataatccatcaaaggaaaagaaaaagaaaatgacaaggatgcacacaatgggaaaattacgaaattgcccttcCGGGAAAACAGATATTACAATCAAGAACCTCAGATGAATCTCAGTGAACCAGAGATGAAACCAAGAACGCAAATCAGAAAGATTAATTATCAAACAGTTAGAAAACAAATAGCATGAAAGCATAAATCAACACAAGTATATATACTGATTCAGAACAAGATCAACGTGATCTTGAACCTAATCAAGTTTTAGGAACCACTATCTCTTGTTTATTCATTCAATGAAATGACTACAAAGCTTCAATAGAGCTTCTTGGAACAATCTTTGATCAAACTCTCTAAACACTCAATCTCATAGGTGTTTTCCTCTCAATCCCTGAGTAAGCACTTTCCCAACATTTGTGCTTCTCAATAAAGTTCCCCAAACCCAACTCTCACAACCTTTCTCAatcctcaatcttgatttccACACTTTATCTCTTTCTTCTCATCTGGTGTTTCTCTTGTTTCATctgtatttttctctcttctctaaCAAGTGGAATGAAGTTGTCATTTTATAGACCAAGGACTGAAATAACACTTAAGTTAATGGGGTTGTTATGATATTTGAGAACTAAACAACTCATTAATAGAATTAGTTGGGATTTCGAGAAACTACTCCCACAAATTCCACCTAGATTTTTCAAATCACAACCTAAGTGTAGTAATAGAATTCCACTTATAGAGATAGTGATCCTAGAGTTCCAGCATTAGTTACCAAGGTTGAGCAAGTTTAAGCAATGCTTAAACTTGTTCACTGATAGCACCTTAGTTCCTATATCAGCTGGATTATCCTCAGTACCAATCTTGTCCAATGATATCACCTCTTCCTCTATCTTTTCTCTTATccaaaacaaacgaatgtgtatgTGTTTGCTCTTTTCGTGGTATACTAGATTTTTACAAAGGTGAATTGAAGATTGACTATCTGAGTATATCTTAGCTTTACCTTTCATCATCTTCAGCTCTTGTGGCATTCCTTGTAACCATATTTCCTCTTTGAATGCTTCGGTGGTGGCCATGAACTCAGCTTCAGTTGTTGATAGTGGAACCACTTACTGTAGTCGAGACTTCCAACATATGCAATCTCCATTTGTTGTGAATACATATGAAGTAGTTGACCTCCTTATATCCTTACTTGTTGGATAGTATGCATCTACAAAACCTTCAAGTGTAACTTTCTGATCCATCTGCTTGTATCTCAATCCCATCTCAGTAGTTCCCTTTAAATATCTAAGTAGCCACTTAAGAGCATTCAAATGCTCTAATCCGGCGTTGGACATAAACCTACTAAGAATGCTTAAAGCATAAGCTATGTTTGGTCTAGTGCTGACAATGATGTACATTAAACACCCTAGTGCCATAACACAAGGGAATTTTTCCATTTCCTCTGTCTCCTCAATTGTCTTTGGACTTTGATCTTTTGAAAGTACAAACTATCCTCCTAGAGGTACTGAAAAACTCTTTGAATCTTGCATGTTGAATCTCTGAAGTACCCTCTGAATATAACTTGCTTGTTTAAGATTCAGAATCTCATCTTTTATGTTCCTTGTCACTTCTATCCTTAGTATCTTTTGGACCTGACCGAGctccttcatttcaaattcatcTTTCAGCTTGTCTTTGATGCCTTTTATCACTGCCTTGTCCTTCCTTATAAtgagcatatcatctacatatagtaaGAGAAAAACCGATGTAGATTGCTCAAGATTTTTGTAGTATAGGCAATGATCAAACTTTGTTCTAACAAATCCAATGTCGTGAACATAGGTGTCGAATCTCTTATTCCATTTTCGTGGTGACTGTTTGAGTCCATACAATGACCTTCTAAGCTTGCACACCATCTCTTTGTTGCTTGGTTCCATCTGAAAACCATGTGGTTGATGCATATAAATGTCCTCCTCTATAAACCCATTTAAGAATGCAGTCTTGACATCAAGCTGCTCCACTTCTAAATTTTGTTGTGCTACAAGAGACAGCATCAATCTTATAGTCTTGTACTTTACTACAGGTGAGAACACTTCATTGTAATcgattccttccacttgtgtaaACCCTTTTTCCACGATCCTTGCTTTGAACCTCAAAGGCTCATCTTTACTCACACCTTCCTTCaccttgaaaatccatttacatGAAATCACTTTCTCACCTTTTGGTTTTGCAActaaatcccatgttctgttttTGCTCaatgaatccatttcttccttcaTTGCTTGACTCCACTCATCCTTGTTCTTCCCTAAAAGAGCCTCTTCAACACTGTTGGGTTATGGTGTGTCAGTTTGCTACTTTGCTGCAAATCCATAAGCCACCAAGCCAGCTTCAGCATACCTTGTTGGAGGTTGTATAACTCTTCTCTCTCAATCTCTTACCAATTGATACCCAGACTAATCAGGTTTTTGTTTTGTTGCATCTAGCTCAGTTTCAGATTCACTTTGGTCATTCATATCAGCAGTAGCTTGAGTATTTCCTTCAAAGTTTCTCAGATTAACTTCAAACCAAGCCATGTTCCTTTTACTTATTCCACCTGCATCGTTTGAAACACTACCAATCTCGGCTTTCAAGTGAGGAAAATCATGCTCATTAAAGATAACATTTCTTGAAATTATAATTCTAGGCTTATCATTTTGATTAACACAAAGTCTATACCCTTTAGTTCCTATAGGGTAACCAAGAAAAATTCCCTTGACAGATCTAGTGCCTAGTTTATCATTGGACTGGTGTGCATATGTTGCACAACCAAAAACTCTCAAATGTTTTGAGCTTGGGGCATTTCCATACCACATTTCATATGGAGTTTTAAAATCTAAATATATGTTAGGACTCCTATTTATCAAATAGCATGCAGTAGCAGGTGCTTCTCCCCAATAAGATTTAGACAATCCTGAACTTACTAGCAAACACCTAACCTTATTCAGTAGAGTATAATTCATCCTCTCAGCAACTCCATTCTGTTCTGGAGTACTAACTACTGTCCTATGTCTATTGATACCATACTCATTGCACAACATGTCAAACTCACGGTTTATAAACTCTAAGCCATTATCGGTTCTGAGAGTCTTAATTCTAGAGTTTGTTTGATTTTCCACCTGATTTTTCCATACTTTAAACTGTTCTAAACATTCATCTTTAGTCCTAAGTAAATATACCAAAACACATATAGAGTAATCATCTACTATAGATAGAAAGTAATGCTTACCTGAGTGTGTTGGTATTTTGCTAGGCCCCCATAAATCCGAGTGAATGTACTCCACGATTCCTTTGGTATTGTGCTTTGCTGTAGTGAATTTAATTTCATGTTGCTTTCCAAATACACATGCTTCACAGAAAGGTAATGCATAGGTCTTCAACTTGTCTATGCTCCCTTTTTTGTGAAGCTTTCTCAGTCCCTGCTCACTGATATGTCTCATCCGTTGGTGCCACAGATGCATCTCACTTTCCTTAGTCTTAACAACAAATGCTTTAGCAATGGCTACAGGTCTTCAACATACAGTCCATTAACTTTCTTTCCTTCATCACTACTAGTGAGCCACTAGTGATTTTCAAGAAGTCATTTGTAGACTTGTAGTTGTATCCTTCATCTTCCAAAGATCCGAGAGAAAACAAGTTTCTCCTCAATTCTGGTATATGCCTCACATTTGTCAATACCTTGACCTCACCATTAAATTTTTTAACATCTACCTTGCCAATGCCATAGACCCTACAAGAAACATCATTACCCATTAATACTTTACCactattaatttctttataatcaaAAAATGATTCTTGATTAGGACACATATGAAATGTGCATCCCGAATCAAGAATCCACTCCCTTGTTATGGTGGTTTCTGAGATGGAGAAAGACACATTCATCTCCTTCTACTATACAGTAGCTAAATCATTTCTTTGATTCCTTTGATCATACATTGACTTGGAACCATTCTGAAAGTAGTTGTCATGTTGAGGTCGATGATAATGGTGTGCTCTCttgtcttgtttttttttttttaatccttGTTGATTTTTCAATAGATTACAAAATCTTTTGATATGACCTGCCTTTCCACAGTGGTAACATGTTCTTGAATCATTTCCTATTGATTTAGAATGTGAATGAAATGGTGTATGGCTTGTTGAAGAACTTCTCTTTGTTGATCTTCTACAAAAAAAGTAAGCTTCATCCTTCTTGGATTCTTTCTCCAACTGAAGTTCAAAGTCTTTGGACTTCAATGCTCCAAGAACTCCATCTAGTGAAATGATATATCTACCATACTGTAACgtccccaaattccctaatatggcttagtgcttggattagggggccaagagggaaataatttatttaatgtgttattatatgattatatgcatgattatgtgggttgtATGTATTATATGAATGTATTTGCATATATGTGGGTTGTTTCTTAtaaaaagggcatttttgtaattttggaccgttga
The Humulus lupulus chromosome 6, drHumLupu1.1, whole genome shotgun sequence DNA segment above includes these coding regions:
- the LOC133784833 gene encoding putative disease resistance protein RGA3, translated to MADAVISILLDQLALVTREYVGEKVKLVMGVDEELENLQRNLVAIKAVLTDAEMRQLKDEAVKLWLEDLKDVSYDMDSVLDEWNTAILKSEFDQRENGAESSTTADEIQITKPKVWSSMLFSCFNCSKLSPPLICLRLDIAKEIQILNQKLGRINDRNKVFSFKEISANSFDLKRPNNTTSFLNMSVIYGQDHNKETLIDRLGVSGSNRNDKELKFIPIVGMGGIGKTTLARNAYNDARVQTHFNGNKFWVCVSDPFDIARIAKEIIEQVTSVTPTVIGSESLMKEFHKSINGKKFLLVLDDMWTTEYNEWAPLQELLRSSSAAGSRVLVTTRNGEVARMIGDADKICMNKLSEENCWFLLRDIALPNQTEQERKGFETIGQKIARKCSGLPLAVKTIGSLLRVKDIEDWHEIYTSEIWELKNVDVELFNPLLFSYYDLTSVERRCFLYCAIFPKDNVFERDDLILQWVAQGYFKSRNIDQHKFEQKGQICFQNLALRSFFQDFKYDHSKLTIECKMHDIVHDFAQHLMKKECSVEVVSGAAGKIVNLDIRHLNLKVSSSVIPTLSNSKKKNLHTLIVTCDSKCIVLKESSSTQMFPHELLDLKRLRTFILKGKSMELPTYIGGLIHLRYFSIFSDDILDVPPSIGSLFNLQTLKFFCLIKELCEEVGKLINLRHLHLNKGCIQSWPKSIRNLTSLQTLENGFSPNLGHSKKLIPLRAFQNLNNLRTICLEGLGKEEHKEEAEEEAKEAKLDNKTALVHLHLMFFAGNREDYSAIVKIGGNTEIHEIVLETLRPHHENLKYLTIEWYFGRSISPSWMMSLINLTSLYLRNCHYHDTLPPLGKLRCLESLDIYYSNGLRKIGPELLGVDIDNNTSTDSFPKLKQLKISWAMSLGEWVGVVGWKMNGPLKIMPSLESLEISCCQLSSEILPEYRKGLAQDSSCPKHYYQNQMKYRGLAQYSSIFKFISQVHDQVVVDW